The following coding sequences are from one Musa acuminata AAA Group cultivar baxijiao chromosome BXJ2-4, Cavendish_Baxijiao_AAA, whole genome shotgun sequence window:
- the LOC135610150 gene encoding UPF0496 protein 1-like isoform X2, whose amino-acid sequence MRRDPKVNGGGATRSSAAQTGIQQYTAELSSYEEACRLYPELQSFDATVQQRTSHAICTLAQGVEIGSLAFDTLREITDGILETNQEVVRFLLECKKDIWKNPELFDLVDDYFNCSIQTLDYYTELERCLKKARDSQLIIQFALQRFEEEDEAESREDDKTKYIETLKKLRQFKAAGNPFTEEFSQVFHSVYTMQQSMLEKLLLRKRKLDRKLKSVKAWRKVSNMIFVAALAAFIICSIVAAAIAAPPVAAALAAASAIPIGSLGKWVGSLLKRHQDALVEEKELLSWMQIGTCVALKDLDTLRLLVDKLEIHFNSVLENADFALRDEEAVKFAVEEIKKRMEFFMNNIEDLGKQVDQCSRYIRKARTVVLQRIMMHPHPRPK is encoded by the coding sequence ATGCGGCGGGACCCCAAGGTCAACGGCGGCGGCGCAACCCGCTCGAGTGCTGCCCAGACGGGAATTCAGCAGTACACGGCGGAGCTGAGCTCCTACGAGGAGGCGTGTCGCCTTTACCCCGAGCTCCAGTCCTTCGATGCCACCGTGCAGCAGCGCACAAGCCACGCCATCTGCACGCTCGCCCAAGGCGTCGAGATCGGCTCGCTCGCTTTCGACACCCTCAGGGAGATCACCGACGGCATCCTCGAGACGAACCAGGAGGTGGTCCGTTTCCTGCTGGAATGCAAGAAGGACATCTGGAAGAACCCCGAGCTCTTCGACCTCGTCGATGACTACTTCAACTGCAGCATCCAGACCCTCGACTACTATACCGAGCTAGAGAGGTGCCTCAAGAAAGCTCGCGACAGCCAATTGATCATCCAGTTCGCTCTCCAGCGCTTCGAGGAGGAGGATGAAGCGGAATCCAGGGAAGATGACAAGACGAAGTACATTGAAACCCTGAAGAAATTGAGGCAATTCAAGGCAGCTGGTAATCCGTTCACCGAAGAGTTCTCTCAGGTCTTCCACTCCGTTTACACTATGCAGCAGTCAATGCTCGAGAAGCTGCTGCTGAGAAAGAGGAAGCTCGACAGGAAGCTGAAGTCCGTGAAAGCATGGAGGAAAGTGTCGAACATGATCTTCGTGGCAGCTCTCGCAGCATTCATTATATGCTCGATCGTGGCAGCTGCCATAGCAGCACCTCCTGTTGCCGCTGCCTTGGCCGCGGCATCCGCAATTCCCATCGGTTCGCTGGGCAAGTGGGTCGGTTCACTGCTAAAGCGACACCAAGATGCTTTGGTGGAGGAGAAGGAGCTGCTTTCTTGGATGCAGATCGGTACCTGCGTCGCTCTAAAAGACTTGGATACCCTGCGGTTGCTGGTCGATAAGCTGGAAATCCATTTCAATTCGGTGCTGGAGAATGCAGATTTTGCCCTCAGGGACGAGGAGGCAGTGAAGTTTGCAGTGGAGGAGATCAAGAAACGAATGGAATTCTTCATGAACAATATAGAGGATCTGGGGAAGCAAGTCGATCAGTGCAGCAGGTATATCAGGAAGGCAAGGACAGTGGTTTTGCAGAGGATCATGATGCACCCACACCCACGCCCAAAATAA
- the LOC135610149 gene encoding protein SHORT-ROOT 1-like, producing MDAVFRLFRLQTSDPQSCQNSSSKSSKAHSKQQHHHHYYIHTSSLHQQEQCQEECGVGRCHLYMDEEDFSSSSSSSKHHRHRPLSASASASTTPTPTPLFNPNDLSLLRDLSLDFSPASSSSANASSAGGRLASHLLPECARAVAERNSQRVQQLMWMLNELSTPYGDVDQKLASYFLQGLFARLTSSGPRTLLSLSAASDHNCSFDSTRRTALRFQELSPWSSFGHVAANGAILESFLQSSSSSRTQRFHILDLSNTFCTQWPTLLEALATRSSDDTPHLSITTVVSSPSSSSSSAPSSSMQRVMKEIGQRMEKFARLMGVPFRFNVVNHPGNLLDLDLDRLDLREGGAAALAVNCVNTLHGVSPAGCRRDTLFAAFRRLQPRILTIVEEEAELDAAAGGEEDRDAFLKVFGESLRFFSAYYETLEESFPRTSNERLALERAAGRAVVDLVSCPAAESTERRDTAAGWSRRMQAAGFEPAQFSDDVADDARALLRRYRKGWSMRVAEVAGRGAGIFLEWKEQPVVWASAWKP from the coding sequence ATGGACGCCGTATTTAGATTGTTTAGACTGCAAACATCTGATCCACAGTCTTGCCAAAATTCCAGCTCGAAATCCTCTAAAGCTCACTCAAagcagcagcaccaccaccaTTACTACATCCATACAAGCTCTTTGCACCAACAAGAGCAGTGTCAAGAAGAATGCGGCGTCGGCCGCTGTCATCTTTACATGGATGAAGAagacttctcctcctcctcctcctcgtcgaagCACCACCGACACCGTCCtctctccgcctccgcctccgcctccaccaCACCGACCCCGACACCACTTTTTAATCCAAATGACTTGTCGCTTCTCCGGGACCTCAGCCTCGACTTTTCCCCCGCGTCCTCTTCGTCGGCCAATGCCAGCAGCGCCGGCGGCCGGTTGGCGTCGCATCTGTTGCCAGAATGCGCGCGCGCCGTCGCGGAGCGCAACAGCCAGAGGGTGCAGCAGTTGATGTGGATGCTGAATGAGCTCTCCACCCCTTATGGAGACGTGGATCAGAAGCTGGCCTCTTACTTTCTCCAGGGCCTGTTCGCCCGCCTGACGTCCTCTGGCCCGCGCACCCTCCTCTCCCTCTCTGCCGCCTCTGACCACAACTGCTCCTTTGACTCCACCCGCCGAACCGCCCTCCGTTTCCAGGAGCTCAGCCCCTGGTCCTCCTTCGGCCACGTCGCCGCCAACGGCGCCATCCTCGAGTCCTTCCTACAGAGCTCGTCTTCGAGCCGCACGCAGAGGTTCCACATTCTCGACCTCAGTAACACCTTCTGCACGCAGTGGCCGACGCTTCTTGAGGCTCTCGCCACGCGATCGTCCGATGACACGCCGCATCTGTCCATCACCACCGTCGTGTCGTCaccttcgtcgtcgtcgtcgtcagccCCGTCGTCCTCTATGCAGAGAGTCATGAAGGAGATCGGGCAGCGAATGGAGAAGTTCGCGAGGCTGATGGGTGTCCCGTTCCGGTTCAACGTAGTTAATCACCCCGGAAACCTGCTGGATCTCGATCTCGACCGGCTCGACCTCCGGGAAGGCGGTGCCGCCGCGCTCGCCGTCAACTGCGTCAACACGCTCCACGGGGTCTCCCCTGCCGGCTGCCGCCGAGACACTCTCTTTGCCGCCTTCCGCCGGCTCCAGCCGAGGATCCTCACGATCGTCGAGGAGGAGGCCGAACTCGACGCCGCCGCGGGAGGGGAGGAGGACAGGGATGCGTTCCTGAAGGTGTTCGGCGAGAGCTTACGCTTCTTCTCGGCGTACTACGAGACGCTGGAGGAGAGCTTCCCGCGGACTAGCAACGAGCGGCTGGCACTGGAGCGGGCGGCGGGACGGGCGGTAGTGGACCTCGTGTCGTGCCCGGCGGCGGAGTCTACGGAGCGAAGGGACACGGCAGCCGGGTGGTCGAGGCGGATGCAGGCGGCGGGGTTCGAGCCAGCGCAGTTCAGCGATGACGTGGCCGACGATGCAAGAGCGCTGCTAAGGAGATATAGGAAGGGTTGGTCAATGAGGGTAGCGGAGGTGGCAGGTAGAGGCGCCGGGATATTCTTGGAGTGGAAGGAGCAGCCGGTGGTGTGGGCGAGCGCATGGaagccatga
- the LOC135610150 gene encoding UPF0496 protein 1-like isoform X1, protein MGGQLSKRPSMRRDPKVNGGGATRSSAAQTGIQQYTAELSSYEEACRLYPELQSFDATVQQRTSHAICTLAQGVEIGSLAFDTLREITDGILETNQEVVRFLLECKKDIWKNPELFDLVDDYFNCSIQTLDYYTELERCLKKARDSQLIIQFALQRFEEEDEAESREDDKTKYIETLKKLRQFKAAGNPFTEEFSQVFHSVYTMQQSMLEKLLLRKRKLDRKLKSVKAWRKVSNMIFVAALAAFIICSIVAAAIAAPPVAAALAAASAIPIGSLGKWVGSLLKRHQDALVEEKELLSWMQIGTCVALKDLDTLRLLVDKLEIHFNSVLENADFALRDEEAVKFAVEEIKKRMEFFMNNIEDLGKQVDQCSRYIRKARTVVLQRIMMHPHPRPK, encoded by the coding sequence ATGGGTGGTCAGCTCAGCAAGAGGCCCAGTATGCGGCGGGACCCCAAGGTCAACGGCGGCGGCGCAACCCGCTCGAGTGCTGCCCAGACGGGAATTCAGCAGTACACGGCGGAGCTGAGCTCCTACGAGGAGGCGTGTCGCCTTTACCCCGAGCTCCAGTCCTTCGATGCCACCGTGCAGCAGCGCACAAGCCACGCCATCTGCACGCTCGCCCAAGGCGTCGAGATCGGCTCGCTCGCTTTCGACACCCTCAGGGAGATCACCGACGGCATCCTCGAGACGAACCAGGAGGTGGTCCGTTTCCTGCTGGAATGCAAGAAGGACATCTGGAAGAACCCCGAGCTCTTCGACCTCGTCGATGACTACTTCAACTGCAGCATCCAGACCCTCGACTACTATACCGAGCTAGAGAGGTGCCTCAAGAAAGCTCGCGACAGCCAATTGATCATCCAGTTCGCTCTCCAGCGCTTCGAGGAGGAGGATGAAGCGGAATCCAGGGAAGATGACAAGACGAAGTACATTGAAACCCTGAAGAAATTGAGGCAATTCAAGGCAGCTGGTAATCCGTTCACCGAAGAGTTCTCTCAGGTCTTCCACTCCGTTTACACTATGCAGCAGTCAATGCTCGAGAAGCTGCTGCTGAGAAAGAGGAAGCTCGACAGGAAGCTGAAGTCCGTGAAAGCATGGAGGAAAGTGTCGAACATGATCTTCGTGGCAGCTCTCGCAGCATTCATTATATGCTCGATCGTGGCAGCTGCCATAGCAGCACCTCCTGTTGCCGCTGCCTTGGCCGCGGCATCCGCAATTCCCATCGGTTCGCTGGGCAAGTGGGTCGGTTCACTGCTAAAGCGACACCAAGATGCTTTGGTGGAGGAGAAGGAGCTGCTTTCTTGGATGCAGATCGGTACCTGCGTCGCTCTAAAAGACTTGGATACCCTGCGGTTGCTGGTCGATAAGCTGGAAATCCATTTCAATTCGGTGCTGGAGAATGCAGATTTTGCCCTCAGGGACGAGGAGGCAGTGAAGTTTGCAGTGGAGGAGATCAAGAAACGAATGGAATTCTTCATGAACAATATAGAGGATCTGGGGAAGCAAGTCGATCAGTGCAGCAGGTATATCAGGAAGGCAAGGACAGTGGTTTTGCAGAGGATCATGATGCACCCACACCCACGCCCAAAATAA
- the LOC135610153 gene encoding UDP-rhamnose/UDP-galactose transporter 2-like produces MDAEKKKPMVSDAGAWAMNVVSAVGLIMTNKQLMSNSGYGFSFATTLTGFHFTMTALVGWISNATGLSVSKHVPLWELLWFSIVANMSITGMNLSLMLNSVGFYQISKLSIIPVVCLMEYFLHSKHYSSRVIMAVTAVAVGVGICTVTDVEIKNKGLLCACVAVFCTSLQQITIGSLQKKYDIGSFELLSKTAPIQAISLLLFGPFADYYLNGHSLLTYHYSMGATSFILLSCILAVFCNTSQYLCIGRFSATSFQVLGHMKTVCVLVLGWLLFDSALTLKNILGMLLAVVGMVVYSWAVEHEKKAKICPDIRVDSKLDGEDDMLLEKDNGVAKPDIELAR; encoded by the exons ATGGACGCGGAGAAGAAGAAGCCGATGGTGTCGGATGCGGGGGCGTGGGCGATGAACGTGGTCAGCGCCGTCGGCCTTATCATGACCAACAAGCAGCTCATGTCTAACAGTGGCTACGGTTTCTCCTTCG CGACGACACTAACTGGGTTCCACTTTACCATGACGGCCCTTGTTGGTTGGATTTCAAATGCAACTGGCTTATCAGTCTCCAAGCATGTTCCTCTTTGGGAGCTCTTATGGTTCTCCATTGTTGCTAATATGTCAATCACCGGGATGAATCTTAGCCTCATGTTGAACTCAGTTGGATTTTATCAG ATATCCAAGTTGAGCATAATACCAGTTGTTTGCTTGATGGAATATTTCTTGCATAGTAAACATTACTCGTCTAGGGTGATAATGGCTGTTACAGCTGTGGCTGTGGGTGTTGGTATCTGCACTGTTACCGATGTCGAGATAAAAAATAAGGGCTTACTTTGTGCATGCGTAGCGGTATTCTGCACATCCTTGCAGCAAATA ACGATCGGGTCTCTTCAGAAAAAGTACGACATTGGTTCGTTTGAACTTCTAAGCAAAACTGCACCAATCCAGGCCATCTCTCTTCTTCTATTTGGCCCGTTTGCAGACTACTATCTAAATGGTCATTCACTCTTAACTTACCATTACTCTATGGGAGCAACT TCATTCATACTTCTCTCCTGTATCCTTGCGGTCTTCTGCAATACGAGCCAATACCTCTGCATCGGCCGGTTCTCTGCCACATCATTCCAAGTCTTGGGTCACATGAAAACAGTGTGTGTACTAGTTTTGGGATGGCTACTGTTTGATTCAGCTTTGACCCTGAAGAACATACTGGGGATGTTGCTTGCGGTGGTCGGCATGGTGGTTTACAGTTGGGCCGTGGAACACGAGAAGAAGGCGAAAATATGTCCAGACATCAGGGTAGATAGCAAGTTGGATGGGGAGGACGATATGCTTTTGGAGAAAGACAACGGTGTTGCTAAGCCTGATATCGAGCTTGCACGATGA
- the LOC135584062 gene encoding splicing factor U2af large subunit B-like isoform X5 → MFPNMFSLAAGQIPTIPIMPVQAMTQQATRHARRVYVGGLPPTANEQSVATFFSQVMFAIGGNTAGPGDAVVNVYINHEKKFAFVEMRSVEEASNAMALDGIIFEGAPVKVRRPSDYNPSLAAALGPSQPNPNLNLAAVGLTPGSAGGLEGPDRIFVGGLPYYFTEAQVRELLESFGPLRGFDLVKDRETGNSKGYAFCVYQDLSVTDIACAALNGIKMGDKTLTVRRANQGAVQPRPEHESVLLQAQQQVALQKLVYQAGSLPTKVVCLTQVVSPDELNDDEEYEDIMEDMRAEGGKYGKLVNVVIPRPVPNGEPAPGVGKVFLEYADIDGSTKARQGLHGRKFGGNQVAAVFYPENKFALGEYDG, encoded by the exons ATGTTTCCGAACATGTTTTCTTTGGCAGCTGGACAG ATTCCAACTATCCCTATCATGCCAGTGCAAGCCATGACTCAACAG GCTACTCGGCATGCTCGGCGTGTATATGTTGGTGGCCTTCCTCCAACTGCTAATGAACAG TCAGTTGCAACATTTTTTAGCCAGGTTATGTTTGCTATTGGGGGTAACACCGCTGGGCCAG GTGATGCTGTTGTGAATGTGTATATAAACCATGAGAAAAAATTTGCGTTTGTAGAAATGAGGTCTGTTGAAGAAGCAAGCAATGCAATGGCTTTAGATGGCATCATTTTTGAG GGTGCACCAGTGAAGGTCAGAAGGCCAAGCGACTATAACCCTTCTCTTGCAGCTGCACTTGGTCCCAGCCAACCCAACCCAAATCTTAATCTCGCTGCAGTGGGTCTTACACCAGGTTCTGCTGGTGGTCTTGAGGGGCCTGATCGAATTTTTGTGGGAGGTCTTCCATACTATTTTACAGAAGCACAAGTGAGGGAGTTGCTTGAATCTTTTGGGCCTCTTCGAGGTTTTGATCTTGTCAAGGACAGGGAAACTGGCAATTCAAAAGGATATGCATTCTGTGTGTATCAAGATCTCTCTGTCACAGATATTGCATGTGCAGCTCTTAATGGTATCAAGATGGGTGATAAAACCCTTACTGTAAGGCGTGCTAACCAAGGTGCTGTACAGCCAAGGCCAGAGCATGAAAGCGTACTGCTGCAGGCACAACAACAAGTGGCACTCCAG AAACTTGTGTACCAGGCAGGATCCCTTCCTACGAAGGTAGTATGCTTGACCCAGGTAGTTAGTCCAGATGAACTGAATGACGACGAGGAATATGAAGACATAATGGAAGACATGAGGGCGGAAGGTGGAAAATATG GTAAGTTGGTCAATGTTGTAATCCCACGTCCTGTACCAAACGGAGAGCCAGCTCCTGGTGTTGGAAAG GTCTTCCTGGAGTACGCCGATATCGATGGATCTACCAAAGCTAGACAGGGCTTACATGGAAGAAAATTTGGGGGAAATCAAGTTGCTGCTGTGTTTTACCCGGAGAACAAGTTTGCCCTAGGAGAATATGATGGGTAG
- the LOC135584062 gene encoding splicing factor U2af large subunit B-like isoform X4, producing the protein MSATQFLYTGQLPGATPAIPGMFPNMFSLAAGQIPTIPIMPVQAMTQQATRHARRVYVGGLPPTANEQSVATFFSQVMFAIGGNTAGPGDAVVNVYINHEKKFAFVEMRSVEEASNAMALDGIIFEGAPVKVRRPSDYNPSLAAALGPSQPNPNLNLAAVGLTPGSAGGLEGPDRIFVGGLPYYFTEAQVRELLESFGPLRGFDLVKDRETGNSKGYAFCVYQDLSVTDIACAALNGIKMGDKTLTVRRANQGAVQPRPEHESVLLQAQQQVALQKLVYQAGSLPTKVVCLTQVVSPDELNDDEEYEDIMEDMRAEGGKYGKLVNVVIPRPVPNGEPAPGVGKVFLEYADIDGSTKARQGLHGRKFGGNQVAAVFYPENKFALGEYDG; encoded by the exons ATGTCAGCTACTCAGTTTCTCTATACAGGTCAACTTCCTGGAGCCACTCCAGCCATTCCTGGAATGTTTCCGAACATGTTTTCTTTGGCAGCTGGACAG ATTCCAACTATCCCTATCATGCCAGTGCAAGCCATGACTCAACAG GCTACTCGGCATGCTCGGCGTGTATATGTTGGTGGCCTTCCTCCAACTGCTAATGAACAG TCAGTTGCAACATTTTTTAGCCAGGTTATGTTTGCTATTGGGGGTAACACCGCTGGGCCAG GTGATGCTGTTGTGAATGTGTATATAAACCATGAGAAAAAATTTGCGTTTGTAGAAATGAGGTCTGTTGAAGAAGCAAGCAATGCAATGGCTTTAGATGGCATCATTTTTGAG GGTGCACCAGTGAAGGTCAGAAGGCCAAGCGACTATAACCCTTCTCTTGCAGCTGCACTTGGTCCCAGCCAACCCAACCCAAATCTTAATCTCGCTGCAGTGGGTCTTACACCAGGTTCTGCTGGTGGTCTTGAGGGGCCTGATCGAATTTTTGTGGGAGGTCTTCCATACTATTTTACAGAAGCACAAGTGAGGGAGTTGCTTGAATCTTTTGGGCCTCTTCGAGGTTTTGATCTTGTCAAGGACAGGGAAACTGGCAATTCAAAAGGATATGCATTCTGTGTGTATCAAGATCTCTCTGTCACAGATATTGCATGTGCAGCTCTTAATGGTATCAAGATGGGTGATAAAACCCTTACTGTAAGGCGTGCTAACCAAGGTGCTGTACAGCCAAGGCCAGAGCATGAAAGCGTACTGCTGCAGGCACAACAACAAGTGGCACTCCAG AAACTTGTGTACCAGGCAGGATCCCTTCCTACGAAGGTAGTATGCTTGACCCAGGTAGTTAGTCCAGATGAACTGAATGACGACGAGGAATATGAAGACATAATGGAAGACATGAGGGCGGAAGGTGGAAAATATG GTAAGTTGGTCAATGTTGTAATCCCACGTCCTGTACCAAACGGAGAGCCAGCTCCTGGTGTTGGAAAG GTCTTCCTGGAGTACGCCGATATCGATGGATCTACCAAAGCTAGACAGGGCTTACATGGAAGAAAATTTGGGGGAAATCAAGTTGCTGCTGTGTTTTACCCGGAGAACAAGTTTGCCCTAGGAGAATATGATGGGTAG